Proteins encoded in a region of the Candidatus Methylomirabilis sp. genome:
- a CDS encoding protoglobin domain-containing protein: MEKLDEQRLELDLAYRYEFLKNFIGFGDEDVAAIRKVLAELVVLMPEIVKEQYHKLLAYDATARHFVERQHGCASPPPESLADLSAKHGQVKFRMDHMQSYLMQLIGHPFDSKIAVLLDAVGKMHTPKTGNPKINVPLVQMNAFMGMLADLLTERLLALNTDDDTKINCLRAFQKILWIQNDFIVRHYAAADIQSLMRMVPLFGVLTSARIDELAGLLRPRLVQPDKYIVRRGESGDSMFFITSGFVEVMVEPEPVGLGPGDFFGEIALVFGGRRTADVVTLGYCQLLELRRADFEQCLKTEPELMERLRRVAEARLQTEPPPPLHIDFS, from the coding sequence ATGGAAAAGTTAGACGAACAACGGTTGGAGCTGGATCTCGCCTACCGCTATGAGTTCTTGAAGAATTTTATCGGCTTCGGCGATGAGGACGTGGCTGCGATACGAAAGGTGCTTGCCGAACTCGTCGTGTTGATGCCGGAAATCGTGAAGGAACAGTATCACAAGCTCCTTGCCTACGATGCGACGGCTCGCCATTTTGTCGAGCGTCAACATGGGTGTGCATCGCCACCGCCTGAGTCGCTCGCGGACCTCTCGGCGAAGCATGGACAGGTCAAGTTCCGAATGGACCACATGCAGTCCTATCTCATGCAGTTGATTGGTCATCCGTTCGACAGTAAGATTGCGGTCCTGCTCGATGCTGTAGGTAAAATGCATACGCCCAAAACGGGAAACCCGAAAATCAATGTGCCGCTCGTCCAGATGAACGCCTTCATGGGTATGCTCGCCGATCTGTTGACTGAGCGATTGCTTGCGTTGAACACGGATGACGATACCAAGATCAACTGTCTGCGTGCGTTTCAGAAAATACTTTGGATACAGAATGATTTTATTGTTCGCCATTATGCGGCCGCAGACATCCAGTCGCTTATGCGCATGGTGCCGCTTTTCGGAGTGCTGACATCGGCTCGGATTGATGAGCTTGCAGGTCTCCTCAGGCCTCGTCTTGTGCAACCGGACAAATACATCGTTCGTCGTGGTGAATCCGGTGACAGCATGTTCTTTATTACGTCCGGATTCGTAGAGGTCATGGTAGAACCCGAACCTGTAGGGCTCGGTCCGGGCGACTTTTTCGGAGAGATCGCGCTGGTCTTCGGAGGCCGGCGCACGGCCGATGTCGTCACGCTGGGCTACTGCCAGTTACTCGAATTGCGCCGAGCCGATTTTGAACAATGTCTCAAGACGGAGCCGGAATTGATGGAAAGGTTGCGCCGTGTGGCCGAAGCCCGGCTACAGACCGAACCGCCCCCTCCACTGCACATCGACTTTTCATAG
- the ruvA gene encoding Holliday junction branch migration protein RuvA, whose protein sequence is MIAQLRGLLVSKDPGQIVIDVNGVGYQVFVPLSTYYQLPEIHQDVFLRVYTHVREDAIQLYGFHALEEKMTFELLTGVSGIGPRLAANILSGIAVEEFIPAILEGDIARLKAIPGVGRKTAERIILELKDKVLGVPRAGRVVVGHQPSPERDRTIEDVVSALLNLGCSRKEASAAAEAAHHAVGDGADFEQFVKQALKHLSEGTGKRL, encoded by the coding sequence GTGATCGCTCAACTCCGCGGTCTGTTGGTGTCCAAGGATCCCGGGCAGATTGTGATCGATGTGAACGGGGTCGGCTATCAGGTCTTTGTCCCGCTTTCGACGTACTATCAACTCCCGGAAATCCATCAGGATGTCTTCCTTCGCGTGTACACGCATGTCCGCGAGGATGCCATCCAATTGTACGGGTTTCATGCGCTCGAAGAGAAGATGACGTTCGAGTTGCTGACGGGAGTGTCCGGGATCGGGCCTCGCCTCGCAGCCAATATCCTGTCGGGAATCGCGGTGGAGGAGTTTATCCCGGCCATCCTGGAGGGCGACATCGCAAGGCTCAAAGCGATTCCAGGGGTGGGTCGGAAAACGGCCGAGCGGATCATCCTGGAATTGAAGGACAAGGTCCTGGGGGTTCCTCGTGCGGGTCGAGTCGTGGTTGGCCACCAGCCGAGCCCGGAACGGGATCGAACCATCGAAGATGTGGTCTCCGCGCTGCTGAACTTAGGTTGCAGCCGCAAAGAAGCCTCGGCGGCGGCAGAGGCAGCGCATCACGCCGTTGGCGATGGGGCGGACTTTGAACAGTTCGTCAAGCAGGCGCTGAAGCATCTCTCCGAGGGGACGGGGAAGCGGCTATGA
- the hcp gene encoding hydroxylamine reductase, which yields MFCNQCEQTSGGSGCTDISTCGKDPDIQSLQETLLYGLKGMAAYAHHARRLGKVDEEVDAFFADALFATMTNVNFDFDSLLEMVLECGRMNLRVMEMLDAGNTERFGAPTPSTVYEGTKAGPGILVTGHDLLDLSDLLEQTANAGVNVYTHGEMLPAHSYPTLRAHTHLAGHYGTAWQNQNLEFTVFSGPIIATTNCVMLPWPTYKDRLYTTRVTAVPGGTRLRTNDFSRVIEQAKACPPLPDKQVGESTIGFHHRVVLDLADTIVQAIKSGAIKHFYLIGGCDGAKAERSYYTEVARSTPHESIMLTVGCGKYRIRGEDYGEVAGLPRLLDMGQCNDAFSAIQVALGLAKALHCGVNDLPLTLVISWYEQKAVAVLLTLLHLGVKGIRIGPSAPAFITPKVFEVLQEKFDLKLIESEPPRELFECATV from the coding sequence ATGTTTTGTAATCAATGTGAGCAGACATCCGGTGGCAGCGGGTGTACGGATATCAGCACGTGCGGGAAGGACCCGGATATCCAGTCGTTACAGGAAACCTTGCTCTACGGTCTCAAAGGGATGGCGGCCTATGCGCACCATGCCCGTCGGCTGGGCAAGGTCGATGAAGAGGTCGATGCGTTTTTCGCGGACGCCCTGTTTGCGACCATGACCAATGTGAACTTCGACTTTGACAGCCTGTTGGAGATGGTGCTGGAGTGCGGCCGTATGAACCTGCGCGTGATGGAGATGCTGGACGCCGGCAATACGGAACGCTTCGGTGCACCGACGCCCAGTACGGTCTACGAAGGGACGAAGGCCGGTCCGGGCATCCTGGTGACCGGGCACGATTTGTTAGATTTGTCGGATCTACTCGAACAAACCGCAAATGCCGGGGTGAACGTCTATACGCATGGTGAAATGTTGCCGGCTCACAGTTATCCCACGTTACGAGCTCATACGCATCTGGCGGGGCACTACGGCACCGCATGGCAAAATCAAAATCTCGAGTTTACGGTCTTTTCCGGGCCGATCATCGCGACGACCAACTGTGTCATGCTGCCATGGCCGACGTACAAGGACCGTCTGTACACCACACGCGTGACGGCGGTTCCTGGGGGAACACGTCTCAGAACCAACGATTTTTCGCGTGTCATCGAGCAGGCCAAAGCCTGCCCCCCGCTTCCGGACAAGCAGGTAGGCGAATCGACCATCGGCTTCCATCATCGTGTAGTCTTGGACCTTGCCGATACGATCGTTCAGGCGATCAAGTCCGGCGCGATCAAACATTTCTATCTGATCGGCGGTTGCGATGGCGCGAAAGCCGAGCGAAGCTACTATACAGAGGTTGCTCGGTCCACACCGCACGAGTCCATCATGTTGACGGTCGGTTGCGGGAAATACCGCATTCGCGGCGAGGATTATGGTGAAGTAGCGGGTCTACCCCGTCTCCTTGATATGGGGCAGTGCAACGATGCGTTCAGCGCCATTCAGGTCGCCCTGGGACTGGCCAAGGCGCTCCACTGCGGAGTAAACGACTTGCCGCTGACGTTGGTGATTTCCTGGTACGAGCAGAAGGCGGTCGCCGTCTTACTGACGCTGTTGCACTTGGGGGTCAAAGGCATCCGGATCGGTCCATCGGCCCCGGCGTTTATCACCCCAAAGGTCTTTGAGGTGCTACAAGAGAAGTTTGATTTGAAGCTCATTGAAAGCGAGCCACCACGCGAGTTATTCGAGTGTGCGACGGTATGA
- the ruvB gene encoding Holliday junction branch migration DNA helicase RuvB: protein MTAPKQNKESGRERVANRQLQDEDQDLELSLRPKAWDDYIGQEKVKANLQVFVRGAKARREPLDHLLFYGPPGLGKTSLASIIASEMGVSIRVTSGPVIERQKDLAAILSSLREQDVLFIDEIHRLNPLVEETLYPAMEDYRLDLIIGQGPSAQTYRLKLPRFTLIGATTRAGLLASPLLNRFGVVQRLDFYDETDLFRIVLRSAKILGVSIIEDGAWEIARRSRGTPRVANRLLRRVRDFAQVLGDGVITREVAQSALERLEVDTNGFDEMDRRILYTIIEKFAGGPVGIETIAVAVGEEKETIEDVYEPFLIQQGFLARTPRGRTVTRLAFDHFKLPRPPELQGDLWHG from the coding sequence ATGACAGCGCCGAAGCAGAACAAGGAGAGCGGGCGAGAACGGGTGGCGAACCGGCAACTCCAGGACGAGGATCAGGATCTCGAACTCAGCCTGCGTCCAAAAGCCTGGGATGACTACATTGGCCAGGAGAAGGTCAAGGCGAACCTCCAGGTCTTCGTACGGGGCGCTAAAGCACGAAGAGAGCCCCTGGACCACCTGCTCTTCTACGGCCCGCCGGGACTTGGCAAGACCTCTCTCGCCTCTATCATCGCCTCAGAGATGGGGGTGAGTATCCGGGTCACCTCCGGACCGGTGATCGAACGGCAGAAAGACTTGGCGGCCATCCTCTCCAGCCTCAGAGAACAGGATGTGCTGTTCATCGACGAGATCCACCGGCTGAATCCTCTGGTCGAAGAGACCCTCTACCCGGCCATGGAAGATTACCGGCTGGATCTGATCATCGGTCAGGGGCCGAGCGCACAGACCTACCGGCTGAAGCTGCCGCGTTTTACGTTGATCGGGGCCACGACTCGCGCCGGACTTCTGGCCTCACCTTTGCTCAACCGGTTTGGTGTGGTCCAGCGCCTGGACTTTTACGATGAGACTGACCTCTTCAGGATCGTCCTGCGGTCGGCAAAGATCCTGGGGGTGTCGATCATCGAGGACGGCGCGTGGGAAATTGCGCGGCGCTCCCGCGGAACGCCTCGCGTTGCCAATCGTCTGCTGCGGCGCGTCAGGGATTTCGCCCAGGTGCTGGGGGATGGCGTCATCACCCGTGAAGTCGCGCAGAGCGCGCTGGAGCGGCTCGAGGTGGATACCAACGGGTTCGACGAGATGGATCGGCGGATCCTGTATACCATCATCGAAAAGTTTGCCGGCGGGCCGGTGGGAATCGAGACGATCGCGGTCGCTGTGGGAGAGGAAAAAGAGACGATCGAGGACGTCTACGAGCCGTTTTTGATCCAGCAAGGGTTTCTGGCCAGGACTCCAAGGGGCCGTACCGTCACTCGCCTGGCTTTTGATCACTTCAAGCTCCCCCGGCCGCCCGAGTTGCAGGGCGACTTGTGGCACGGGTAG
- a CDS encoding YebC/PmpR family DNA-binding transcriptional regulator, with protein sequence MSGHSKWAGIKHKKAKVDAQRGRAFTKLIREITVAARVGGGDPTGNPRLRLAIEKAKAVNMPQDNIQRGILKGTGELPGVSYEEYVYEGYGPGGVAVLLEVLTDNKNRTAPEFRKVFSKYGGNLGESGCVAWLFEKKGLIQVETATVDEDRLLGVALEAGAEDVRRSDNTFEIITAPKDLERVKESLAKEKIEIADGEVTMLPQNTIRLEGKQAQQMLQLMEAFEEHDDVQHVYANFDIPEEIMAAVTG encoded by the coding sequence ATGTCTGGACATTCTAAGTGGGCGGGCATTAAGCACAAGAAGGCAAAGGTAGATGCCCAGCGTGGCCGTGCGTTTACCAAGCTGATCAGGGAGATCACGGTAGCCGCCAGGGTGGGCGGCGGCGACCCGACCGGGAATCCCCGCCTTCGATTGGCGATCGAGAAGGCTAAGGCTGTCAATATGCCTCAGGACAACATCCAGCGAGGTATCCTGAAGGGAACGGGTGAGCTTCCTGGTGTTTCTTACGAGGAGTATGTCTACGAAGGGTACGGGCCGGGTGGCGTCGCCGTCCTGCTTGAGGTGCTGACCGATAACAAAAACCGAACCGCCCCGGAGTTCCGTAAGGTATTTTCCAAATATGGAGGAAACCTTGGTGAATCGGGATGCGTCGCGTGGCTGTTTGAAAAGAAGGGGCTGATTCAAGTGGAAACAGCTACGGTTGACGAGGATCGACTGCTGGGCGTTGCGCTGGAGGCAGGCGCCGAGGATGTTCGCCGGTCGGATAACACCTTCGAGATTATCACCGCGCCCAAAGACCTCGAGCGGGTCAAGGAGTCCCTAGCGAAGGAGAAGATCGAGATCGCCGATGGAGAGGTGACCATGCTTCCGCAGAACACCATCAGGCTGGAGGGAAAGCAGGCACAACAGATGCTCCAGTTGATGGAAGCGTTTGAAGAGCATGATGACGTCCAGCATGTGTACGCGAACTTCGACATCCCCGAAGAGATCATGGCGGCAGTGACCGGCTAG
- the tgt gene encoding tRNA guanosine(34) transglycosylase Tgt translates to MTFELLKIDAATGARRGRLTTPHGTVETPAFMPCGTGGAVKALTPHELEAEGVQLALCNTYHLYLRPGHRLIEELGGLHRFMAWPGSILTDSGGFQVYSLAQLRRISEEGVSFRSHLDGSLHFLSPELAIEVQKSLGADIIMPLDECAPYPSTTDYLQRSLELTLKWAERSRTAHPDGQPALFGILQGGTDKALREQAATAMQKIGFDGYALGGLSVNEPKAVMYETVAHVTPLLPTDRPRYLMGVGTPEDLVESVMRGVDMFDCVMPTRHGRTGSLFTSQGRINIKGAVHASDDRPLDPACDCYTCRHFSRAYLRHLFVAGEILGLRLNTLHNLHFYLALMRQIRQAIEDGSFAAFRTRFLERTGMLNRDETVA, encoded by the coding sequence GTGACCTTCGAGTTGCTGAAGATCGATGCTGCAACAGGCGCACGGCGGGGGCGGCTGACGACACCCCACGGTACGGTGGAGACCCCTGCGTTCATGCCCTGTGGGACGGGAGGCGCGGTCAAGGCGCTTACACCCCACGAACTGGAGGCCGAAGGGGTGCAGTTGGCCCTATGCAACACCTACCACCTCTACCTGCGTCCCGGCCACCGGCTCATTGAGGAGCTTGGCGGTTTACATCGCTTCATGGCGTGGCCCGGCTCGATCCTTACCGACAGTGGGGGATTCCAGGTCTACAGTCTGGCTCAGCTTCGACGGATCTCAGAAGAGGGGGTAAGCTTTCGATCCCATCTTGACGGATCACTCCACTTTCTTTCACCGGAGCTGGCCATCGAAGTCCAAAAATCGCTTGGAGCGGATATTATCATGCCGCTTGACGAGTGCGCCCCTTACCCTTCGACCACCGACTACCTTCAGCGATCGCTGGAACTGACGCTCAAGTGGGCAGAACGATCTCGGACGGCTCATCCCGATGGGCAACCGGCGTTGTTCGGCATCTTGCAGGGCGGGACCGACAAGGCGCTGCGGGAACAGGCTGCAACAGCCATGCAGAAGATCGGCTTTGACGGCTACGCGCTCGGCGGTCTCAGCGTCAACGAGCCCAAGGCAGTAATGTACGAGACTGTCGCTCACGTCACGCCGCTCTTGCCTACCGATCGGCCTCGCTACCTGATGGGGGTCGGAACGCCGGAGGATCTTGTGGAAAGTGTGATGCGGGGGGTAGATATGTTTGACTGCGTGATGCCCACCCGGCATGGCAGGACCGGCAGCCTGTTCACCAGCCAGGGCCGGATCAATATCAAGGGGGCGGTACATGCGTCGGACGACAGGCCGCTCGATCCTGCCTGCGATTGTTACACCTGTCGGCACTTCTCCCGCGCTTATCTCCGGCACCTCTTTGTGGCGGGAGAGATTCTTGGACTACGCTTGAATACGCTTCACAACCTTCATTTCTATCTTGCGCTCATGCGACAGATCCGCCAAGCTATCGAGGATGGAAGCTTTGCCGCATTTCGAACAAGGTTTCTTGAGAGAACCGGCATGCTGAATCGCGACGAAACCGTGGCATAA
- the ruvC gene encoding crossover junction endodeoxyribonuclease RuvC: protein MLVLGVDPGASATGYGMVARSDGVLRAVEYGSIITTPSDPFPSRLQQIFSRLAELIRCYQPEWAAIESLIFAKNVQSAFKLGQARGVAILAAAQSGLAIAEYTPLQVKSAVTGYGAAGKRQVQQMVESLLGLEEPLCSSDAADALAVAICHHHSAKLLHLTKGRGR, encoded by the coding sequence GTGCTGGTCTTAGGGGTCGATCCAGGGGCCAGCGCGACCGGCTATGGGATGGTGGCTCGCAGTGACGGTGTATTGCGAGCCGTCGAATACGGCAGCATCATCACCACACCCAGTGATCCCTTCCCTTCCCGCCTGCAACAAATCTTCAGCCGCCTGGCTGAACTGATCCGTTGTTATCAGCCGGAGTGGGCAGCGATTGAAAGCCTCATCTTCGCAAAAAATGTGCAAAGCGCGTTCAAGCTGGGCCAGGCGAGAGGAGTCGCGATTCTGGCTGCTGCGCAGAGCGGGCTTGCCATTGCGGAGTACACCCCGCTGCAGGTGAAAAGTGCGGTGACCGGGTATGGCGCTGCGGGCAAACGCCAGGTCCAGCAGATGGTCGAATCGCTCCTTGGGCTCGAAGAGCCGCTCTGTTCGTCCGACGCTGCCGATGCGCTGGCCGTGGCTATTTGCCATCACCATTCGGCCAAGCTCCTGCATCTGACGAAAGGCAGAGGACGGTGA
- a CDS encoding 3',5'-cyclic-nucleotide phosphodiesterase: MRVQALGCYGGEAYDCQLTSLLVDGKLLLDAGSVTTTLSLDTQATVDHVLISHIHLNHVAGLALLAENLLGVRSRPIEVWSIPPVINQLKTHLFNGILWPDFSVLPSPLRPIVSFHELLEGRPHQIGEYEVTAVGVHHTVEAAGYVISDGASSILYQGDSGPTTELWRLANRTAKLDALIVEASFPNRLGDHAVRTGHLTPELLRAELTKLRVQTSVYAQHMKPQYISEIVEELTALSDLPVSPLDQGKTYHFGTP; the protein is encoded by the coding sequence ATGCGTGTTCAGGCGTTAGGGTGTTATGGGGGGGAAGCCTATGACTGTCAACTGACCAGTCTGTTGGTTGACGGAAAGCTGCTGCTCGATGCCGGGTCGGTGACTACTACCCTTTCCCTTGACACCCAGGCGACTGTTGATCATGTCCTGATTAGCCACATCCACCTCAATCATGTGGCTGGATTGGCCCTTTTGGCAGAAAATCTCCTTGGAGTCAGATCGCGCCCGATCGAGGTCTGGAGCATCCCTCCGGTTATTAACCAGTTGAAGACGCACCTCTTCAACGGCATACTGTGGCCTGACTTCAGCGTCCTCCCGTCTCCCCTGCGCCCAATCGTGTCCTTCCATGAGTTGTTGGAAGGTCGTCCGCACCAGATAGGTGAATATGAAGTAACAGCAGTGGGCGTACACCATACCGTTGAGGCGGCGGGTTACGTGATCTCTGATGGCGCCTCCTCTATCCTCTATCAGGGGGATAGCGGTCCGACGACCGAACTCTGGCGCCTGGCCAATCGGACGGCCAAACTAGACGCTCTCATTGTGGAAGCCTCATTTCCTAACCGGCTCGGTGATCATGCTGTCCGGACCGGCCACCTGACACCGGAGTTGTTGAGGGCCGAGTTAACCAAGCTCAGGGTTCAGACATCAGTCTACGCTCAGCACATGAAGCCCCAATATATCTCGGAAATCGTAGAAGAACTTACCGCGCTTTCCGATCTGCCGGTCTCGCCTCTCGACCAGGGGAAAACGTACCATTTCGGCACCCCGTAG
- a CDS encoding response regulator has product MHIMLCSNNVELVDAASRAFSKDGCRLTVCECGLEALGVVEVMDADLLILDLDTPGLDGLLIVAAVKELAPTLPIVAVSTKPQVDARVVSHKGVSYATLPSGSAGAMQVLLTGLLETERTRFPSGAGSAQ; this is encoded by the coding sequence ATGCATATCATGCTGTGTTCTAATAATGTGGAACTGGTGGACGCGGCGTCCAGAGCGTTCAGTAAAGATGGGTGTCGCCTTACGGTCTGTGAGTGCGGGCTGGAGGCTCTAGGGGTCGTCGAGGTTATGGATGCCGATCTCCTGATCCTGGATCTGGACACGCCCGGGCTTGACGGCCTCCTGATCGTCGCAGCCGTCAAGGAGTTGGCCCCGACGTTACCGATTGTGGCGGTTTCGACGAAGCCCCAGGTGGATGCGCGGGTTGTCTCCCACAAAGGGGTCTCATATGCGACGTTGCCGTCAGGATCTGCCGGGGCGATGCAGGTGCTCTTGACCGGGTTGTTGGAGACCGAAAGAACCAGGTTTCCGTCCGGCGCGGGGTCAGCACAATGA
- the yajC gene encoding preprotein translocase subunit YajC: MGMAFAQQGGAPAGGELKGMIGTLVTPMAILLVFYLLMIRPQQKKSREQKEMLDNLKTGDQIVTTGGLYGTIVKFGEDNRVKVKIAENVTVLIARSAITEKAAGTTEGVKGKTD, encoded by the coding sequence ATGGGAATGGCGTTTGCGCAACAGGGAGGGGCTCCGGCTGGAGGTGAACTCAAAGGCATGATCGGAACCCTCGTCACCCCGATGGCGATACTGTTGGTCTTTTATCTCTTAATGATTCGCCCCCAGCAAAAGAAGTCGCGAGAGCAAAAGGAGATGCTCGACAATCTGAAGACCGGCGATCAGATCGTAACTACTGGAGGCTTGTACGGCACGATTGTCAAGTTCGGTGAGGACAATCGAGTCAAGGTCAAGATCGCCGAGAATGTCACCGTTCTCATCGCCAGGAGCGCCATCACCGAGAAGGCCGCCGGAACAACAGAGGGGGTAAAGGGCAAGACCGATTAA
- a CDS encoding DUF2905 domain-containing protein, whose amino-acid sequence MDSFARMLILFGLVLAAAGGLILFIGKVPFIGRLPGDIYLQRKNFSFYFPLTTSILLSILLTILFSLFRRR is encoded by the coding sequence CTGGATTCATTCGCCAGGATGTTGATCCTGTTCGGCCTCGTTCTGGCCGCCGCAGGGGGACTCATCCTGTTCATCGGAAAGGTCCCTTTCATTGGGAGGCTACCGGGGGATATCTATCTCCAGCGAAAGAACTTCTCATTCTATTTCCCCCTGACCACCTCGATACTCTTGAGCATCCTCCTGACCATACTCTTTTCATTATTTCGCCGCCGGTGA
- a CDS encoding M23 family metallopeptidase translates to MKKLVAIAIALFVCMTLDSGARAEPLDALTLRQGDVRIVKVADGAKTSDLQGVIEMGGVSSAIPIFSKGGALYGIVAVDLYQQPGEYRMTVYETATKRALSSKALIVKQGEFQKSVSPRWNTQVFGQTDLDRIAREKKEMADALHTSSSLPLWQDGTIYPIEKTDHTGLMTTPFGQIRVNPAQDWFRFHRGTDFQAPEGFPIWAIAAGRVAHLGHDYLLEGNITVIDHGLGIFSSYLHQSAFLVKVGDEVKKGEVIGRVGSTGNSNAPHLHLALRIGTALVDPTQFIEALRGL, encoded by the coding sequence GTGAAGAAGTTAGTTGCTATCGCCATAGCCCTGTTTGTCTGCATGACCCTCGATTCGGGGGCTCGAGCAGAGCCTCTGGATGCACTGACGCTCCGTCAGGGAGACGTGAGGATAGTGAAGGTTGCCGACGGCGCGAAGACTTCAGACCTTCAGGGTGTCATAGAAATGGGTGGTGTGTCCTCCGCTATCCCGATATTCAGCAAGGGGGGCGCGCTGTACGGAATCGTCGCGGTGGATTTATACCAGCAACCCGGTGAATATCGGATGACGGTGTATGAGACGGCAACCAAGCGAGCGTTATCCTCAAAAGCACTCATCGTGAAACAAGGGGAATTCCAGAAGAGTGTCAGCCCGCGCTGGAATACACAGGTCTTTGGCCAAACCGATCTCGATAGAATTGCCAGAGAAAAAAAGGAAATGGCTGATGCCCTTCACACCTCCTCGTCTTTGCCGCTCTGGCAGGACGGAACGATCTATCCGATTGAAAAGACTGATCACACTGGATTGATGACGACTCCCTTCGGCCAGATCCGGGTGAATCCAGCTCAAGACTGGTTTCGGTTTCACCGGGGAACCGATTTTCAGGCCCCCGAGGGCTTTCCGATATGGGCGATTGCCGCCGGAAGGGTCGCGCACCTCGGTCATGATTATCTATTGGAAGGCAATATCACGGTGATCGATCACGGCCTGGGGATCTTTTCTTCGTACCTGCATCAGTCAGCGTTTCTCGTGAAGGTGGGCGACGAGGTCAAGAAAGGCGAGGTCATCGGACGAGTCGGGAGCACCGGGAACAGTAACGCGCCCCACTTGCACCTTGCGCTCAGGATCGGTACCGCCTTGGTCGATCCGACACAATTTATTGAAGCGCTGCGTGGACTGTAA
- the queA gene encoding tRNA preQ1(34) S-adenosylmethionine ribosyltransferase-isomerase QueA produces MSIPLRTADFDYILPPDLIAQAPAPERDRSRLLVLDRSTGVLQDRIFRDIPEYLVPGDLLVINEAKVIPARLFGRSERRHRIEVLLLLEVETDCWEALVKPSRQIRVGDRLALADETITAEVIEKRGEGRHLLKLVYDGTLSDLLWQFGQMPVPPYIKRQPSLTPTPSTLDPSTLDRDRYQTVYAKHEGAIAAPTAGLHFTPELIETLTRQGVAVAPITLYVGPGTFRPVRVEEVSAHRMEPERYMIPEQTALAVKAARREGRRVIAVGTTTVRALEHAAVNGDVRSGAGVTDLFIYPGYRYTCIDALITNFHLPRSTLFMLVSAFAGRQAVLAAYHEAIALRYRFYSYGDAMLIV; encoded by the coding sequence GTGTCTATTCCTCTTCGGACGGCCGACTTTGATTACATCCTGCCCCCCGATCTGATTGCCCAGGCGCCCGCCCCCGAGCGCGATCGCTCGCGGCTCCTGGTCCTGGATCGGAGCACAGGTGTTCTGCAGGATCGAATCTTCCGGGATATTCCGGAATACCTCGTTCCAGGCGACCTGTTGGTCATCAACGAGGCGAAAGTCATTCCCGCCAGGCTCTTTGGTCGATCCGAGCGGCGGCATCGTATCGAGGTGTTGTTGCTTCTGGAAGTTGAAACAGACTGCTGGGAGGCCTTGGTCAAGCCATCCAGGCAGATTCGGGTGGGCGACCGCCTTGCTCTGGCCGATGAAACGATCACAGCAGAGGTAATAGAGAAACGCGGTGAGGGACGCCACCTGCTCAAGCTCGTGTATGACGGAACACTCAGCGACCTTTTGTGGCAATTCGGTCAGATGCCGGTTCCACCCTATATCAAAAGACAACCTTCCCTAACCCCTACACCCTCTACCCTAGACCCTAGCACTTTGGATCGCGATCGGTACCAGACGGTATACGCAAAACATGAAGGGGCCATCGCGGCGCCTACGGCCGGCCTCCACTTCACGCCGGAACTGATCGAGACGCTCACACGGCAGGGTGTCGCCGTGGCCCCGATCACCCTCTATGTCGGGCCTGGCACGTTTCGTCCTGTTCGAGTGGAGGAGGTGTCTGCACATCGGATGGAGCCGGAGCGCTACATGATTCCGGAACAGACGGCCCTGGCGGTCAAGGCCGCGAGGAGAGAGGGGCGGAGGGTCATCGCGGTCGGGACCACGACCGTCCGGGCACTGGAACATGCCGCAGTTAATGGTGATGTAAGATCCGGGGCCGGCGTCACAGATCTCTTCATCTACCCAGGCTATCGCTATACGTGTATCGATGCTTTGATTACCAACTTTCATCTGCCCCGCTCTACCCTCTTCATGCTGGTCTCAGCCTTCGCAGGCCGGCAGGCTGTCTTGGCTGCGTATCATGAAGCCATCGCACTACGCTACCGTTTCTATTCCTACGGCGACGCGATGTTGATTGTGTGA